In the Euphorbia lathyris chromosome 5, ddEupLath1.1, whole genome shotgun sequence genome, one interval contains:
- the LOC136230000 gene encoding BTB/POZ domain-containing protein DOT3 isoform X3: MVCDFSNSNRSISPSSRYHFFCSQGGPETFEIILKFCYGLPLDLNPHNIAALRCAAEFLEMSEEFEDGNLIAKTEAFLTFVVLSSWKDTITVLKCCETLSPWAENLQIVRRCCDSIAWKAYRESSTTGDVVDEDGWWFEDVATVRIDHFMRIVTAAKAKGTKPEIIGKSIMCYASRWLPGIDAELEGLRGYGYGKNELQFSILSGKNDDEGAAHIKEQKSIIESLVSLLPTQQEAVPCKFLLKMLKIAIVYSASSALISELEKRVGLTLENASVNDLLIPNYKTEDTMTKQSEQHTMHNIEVVQRIMEYFLMHEQEQQLQSMPAKSNISKLMDNYLAEIARDPNLSITKFQVLAEALPENARTCDDGLYRAIDTYLKTHPSLSEHDRRKLCKVMSCEKLSLDACTHAAQNDRLPLRTVVQEKKMDMQVLFSEQVKMRAAMREKEPIESGNNSEQEAGQTSTETDIIALKTELENVKANMAELQRDYSQLQQEYEKLNKHHKNISAWSIGWKKIRVSSLFNRKIDGDESSEGRQRSNPLSKISLTRRQSIS, translated from the exons ATG GTTTGTGACTTCTCAAATTCCAACAGATCTATTAGTCCAAGTTCAAGATATCACTTTTTCTGTTCACAAG GTGGACCAGAAACATTTGAGATCATTCTTAAGTTTTGCTACGGTCTTCCTTTAGACTTAAACCCTCATAATATAGCAGCACTACGATGTGCAGCAGAATTCCTAGAGATGAGCGAAGAATTTGAAGATGGTAACCTCATCGCAAAGACAGAGGCTTTCCTCACATTTGTAGTACTTTCCTCGTGGAAAGATACCATTACTGTTCTCAAATGCTGTGAAACTTTATCTCCCTGGGCAGAAAATCTCCAAATTGTTAGAAGATGTTGTGACTCAATTGCATGGAAAGCTTATAGAGAGAGTTCAACAACAGGAGATGTAGTAGATGAAGATGGTTGGTGGTTTGAGGATGTTGCTACGGTTAGAATTGATCACTTCATGAGGATCGTAACTGCAGCAAAGGCAAAAGGAACAAAACCAGAAATCATAGGTAAGTCCATCATGTGCTACGCATCAAGATGGTTGCCAGGCATAGATGCTGAACTAGAAGGACTAAGAGGATATGGGTATGGAAAAAATGAGTTGCAGTTTAGTATATTGAGTGGAAAGAATGACGATGAGGGTGCTGCACATatcaaggagcaaaaatccataATTGAGAGCCTAGTAAGCCTACTCCCTACTCAACAAGAAGCTGTTCCATGTAAGTTTTTGTTGAAGATGTTGAAGATAGCCATAGTCTATTCTGCATCATCAGCTTTAATTTCAGAGCTCGAGAAAAGAGTGGGACTGACATTGGAAAACGCCAGTGTGAATGACCTGCTGATTCCCAACTATAAAACTGAAGATACTATGACAAA GCAATCTGAACAACACACAATGCATAACATAGAGGTTGTGCAAAGAATCATGGAGTACTTTCTGATGCATGAACAAGAGCAGCAACTGCAATCAATGCCAGCGAAATCAAATATTAGCAAGCTCATGGACAACTATCTAGCTGAGATAGCAAGGGACCCAAACCTTTCCATTACAAAATTCCAAGTTTTGGCAGAAGCACTACCAGAAAATGCTCGAACATGTGACGATGGTCTTTATAGAGCCATTGATACCTACCTCAAG ACTCATCCTTCACTATCTGAGCATGACCGGAGAAAACTATGCAAAGTTATGAGCTGTGAGAAATTATCACTTGATGCTTGCACGCATGCTGCACAAAATGACAGGTTACCTCTAAGAACTGTTGTTCAG GAAAAGAAAATGGACATGCAGGTATTATTCTCAGAGCAAGTAAAAATGAGGGCAGCAATGAGAGAAAAAGAGCCCATAGAAAGTGGCAACAACTCCGAGCAGGAGGCAGGCCAAACATCAACTGAAACAGATATCATAGCTCTGAAAACAGAACTTGAGAATGTGAAAGCAAATATGGCAGAGCTGCAGAGAGATTACTCACAGCTGCAACAAGAATATGAAAAGCTAAACAAGCACCATAAAAATATCTCAGCCTGGAGTATAGGATGGAAAAAGATCAGGGTATCTTCTCTCTTCAATAGAAAGATTGATGGGGATGAAAGCAGTGAAGGGAGGCAGAGATCCAATCCATTGTCAAAAATCAGCTTGACAAGAAGACAATCAATATCATAG
- the LOC136230001 gene encoding uncharacterized protein, whose protein sequence is MGSRLGRRVIHFANLPIKLLMPSTFNNINEIALKTIPSASKVEIKRVLESLYGFEVDKVRTLNMEGKKKQRGGVLFAKPDYKKAYVTLKNPLSISPDLFPLRIIDEEKERVNKQRRSSVMDDGEGKKHWLDGKKEERAGNEKGTWRGSGKPRDSAGENTKFAWSSMRGSREEERAGNEKGTWRGRGKVREPVVENTKFPWSSMRGSSMRASIK, encoded by the exons ATGGGGAGCAGACTAGGAAGAAGGGTTATTCACTTTGCTAACCTGCCGATCAAGCTCCTAATGCCCTCTACCTTCAATAACATCAATGAAATTGCCTTGAAAACTATTCCCTCTGCCTCTAAGGTTGAAATCAAGCGCGTTCTTGAATCCCTCTACGGCTTCGAAGTCGACAAGGTTCGTACTCTTAACATGGAAGGCAAGAAAAAGCAGCGCGGAGGAGTCTTGTTCGCCAAACCAGATTACAAAAAGGCATATGTTACTTTGAAAAATCCACTCTCCATATCCCCCGATCTTTTCCCGCTCAGGATTATTGATGAGGAGAAGGAGAGAGTCAATAAGCAGAGGAGGTCTAGTGTTATGGATGACGGTGAAGGGAAGAAGCATTGGCTTGATGGGAAGAAGGAAGAGAGGGCTGGAAATGAGAAAGGAACTTGGAGAGGTAGCGGCAAGCCTCGTGATTCTGCGGGGGAGAATACCAAATTTGCATGGAGTAGCATGAGGGGTTCTAG GGAGGAAGAGAGGGCTGGAAATGAGAAGGGAACTTGGAGAGGTCGCGGTAAGGTTCGTGAACCTGTGGTGGAGAATACTAAATTTCCATGGAGTAGCATGAGGGGTTCTAG CATGCGTGCAAGCATCAAGTGA
- the LOC136230000 gene encoding BTB/POZ domain-containing protein DOT3 isoform X2 — MNKSLPAFPPQSSGSDSDGTSRVYDQSIINVIEAAADSFQNKEHSWFVTSQIPTDLLVQVQDITFSVHKYPLLSKCGYIGRLELQPSISNFGYELKLESFPGGPETFEIILKFCYGLPLDLNPHNIAALRCAAEFLEMSEEFEDGNLIAKTEAFLTFVVLSSWKDTITVLKCCETLSPWAENLQIVRRCCDSIAWKAYRESSTTGDVVDEDGWWFEDVATVRIDHFMRIVTAAKAKGTKPEIIGKSIMCYASRWLPGIDAELEGLRGYGYGKNELQFSILSGKNDDEGAAHIKEQKSIIESLVSLLPTQQEAVPCKFLLKMLKIAIVYSASSALISELEKRVGLTLENASVNDLLIPNYKTEDTMTKQSEQHTMHNIEVVQRIMEYFLMHEQEQQLQSMPAKSNISKLMDNYLAEIARDPNLSITKFQVLAEALPENARTCDDGLYRAIDTYLKTHPSLSEHDRRKLCKVMSCEKLSLDACTHAAQNDRLPLRTVVQVLFSEQVKMRAAMREKEPIESGNNSEQEAGQTSTETDIIALKTELENVKANMAELQRDYSQLQQEYEKLNKHHKNISAWSIGWKKIRVSSLFNRKIDGDESSEGRQRSNPLSKISLTRRQSIS, encoded by the exons ATGAACAAGTCTCTTCCAGCATTTCCACCACAGAGCTCTGGGAGTGATTCCGATGGCACCAGTCGAGTTTATGACCAAAGCATCATTAATGTGATTGAGGCTGCAGCTGATAGCTTCCAAAACAAGGAACACTCATG GTTTGTGACTTCTCAAATTCCAACAGATCTATTAGTCCAAGTTCAAGATATCACTTTTTCTGTTCACAAG TATCCTTTGCTATCAAAATGTGGTTACATAGGCCGCCTAGAACTTCAGCCTTCCATTTCAAATTTTGGGTATGAATTGAAGCTTGAAAGTTTTCCAGGTGGACCAGAAACATTTGAGATCATTCTTAAGTTTTGCTACGGTCTTCCTTTAGACTTAAACCCTCATAATATAGCAGCACTACGATGTGCAGCAGAATTCCTAGAGATGAGCGAAGAATTTGAAGATGGTAACCTCATCGCAAAGACAGAGGCTTTCCTCACATTTGTAGTACTTTCCTCGTGGAAAGATACCATTACTGTTCTCAAATGCTGTGAAACTTTATCTCCCTGGGCAGAAAATCTCCAAATTGTTAGAAGATGTTGTGACTCAATTGCATGGAAAGCTTATAGAGAGAGTTCAACAACAGGAGATGTAGTAGATGAAGATGGTTGGTGGTTTGAGGATGTTGCTACGGTTAGAATTGATCACTTCATGAGGATCGTAACTGCAGCAAAGGCAAAAGGAACAAAACCAGAAATCATAGGTAAGTCCATCATGTGCTACGCATCAAGATGGTTGCCAGGCATAGATGCTGAACTAGAAGGACTAAGAGGATATGGGTATGGAAAAAATGAGTTGCAGTTTAGTATATTGAGTGGAAAGAATGACGATGAGGGTGCTGCACATatcaaggagcaaaaatccataATTGAGAGCCTAGTAAGCCTACTCCCTACTCAACAAGAAGCTGTTCCATGTAAGTTTTTGTTGAAGATGTTGAAGATAGCCATAGTCTATTCTGCATCATCAGCTTTAATTTCAGAGCTCGAGAAAAGAGTGGGACTGACATTGGAAAACGCCAGTGTGAATGACCTGCTGATTCCCAACTATAAAACTGAAGATACTATGACAAA GCAATCTGAACAACACACAATGCATAACATAGAGGTTGTGCAAAGAATCATGGAGTACTTTCTGATGCATGAACAAGAGCAGCAACTGCAATCAATGCCAGCGAAATCAAATATTAGCAAGCTCATGGACAACTATCTAGCTGAGATAGCAAGGGACCCAAACCTTTCCATTACAAAATTCCAAGTTTTGGCAGAAGCACTACCAGAAAATGCTCGAACATGTGACGATGGTCTTTATAGAGCCATTGATACCTACCTCAAG ACTCATCCTTCACTATCTGAGCATGACCGGAGAAAACTATGCAAAGTTATGAGCTGTGAGAAATTATCACTTGATGCTTGCACGCATGCTGCACAAAATGACAGGTTACCTCTAAGAACTGTTGTTCAG GTATTATTCTCAGAGCAAGTAAAAATGAGGGCAGCAATGAGAGAAAAAGAGCCCATAGAAAGTGGCAACAACTCCGAGCAGGAGGCAGGCCAAACATCAACTGAAACAGATATCATAGCTCTGAAAACAGAACTTGAGAATGTGAAAGCAAATATGGCAGAGCTGCAGAGAGATTACTCACAGCTGCAACAAGAATATGAAAAGCTAAACAAGCACCATAAAAATATCTCAGCCTGGAGTATAGGATGGAAAAAGATCAGGGTATCTTCTCTCTTCAATAGAAAGATTGATGGGGATGAAAGCAGTGAAGGGAGGCAGAGATCCAATCCATTGTCAAAAATCAGCTTGACAAGAAGACAATCAATATCATAG
- the LOC136230000 gene encoding BTB/POZ domain-containing protein DOT3 isoform X1 produces the protein MNKSLPAFPPQSSGSDSDGTSRVYDQSIINVIEAAADSFQNKEHSWFVTSQIPTDLLVQVQDITFSVHKYPLLSKCGYIGRLELQPSISNFGYELKLESFPGGPETFEIILKFCYGLPLDLNPHNIAALRCAAEFLEMSEEFEDGNLIAKTEAFLTFVVLSSWKDTITVLKCCETLSPWAENLQIVRRCCDSIAWKAYRESSTTGDVVDEDGWWFEDVATVRIDHFMRIVTAAKAKGTKPEIIGKSIMCYASRWLPGIDAELEGLRGYGYGKNELQFSILSGKNDDEGAAHIKEQKSIIESLVSLLPTQQEAVPCKFLLKMLKIAIVYSASSALISELEKRVGLTLENASVNDLLIPNYKTEDTMTKQSEQHTMHNIEVVQRIMEYFLMHEQEQQLQSMPAKSNISKLMDNYLAEIARDPNLSITKFQVLAEALPENARTCDDGLYRAIDTYLKTHPSLSEHDRRKLCKVMSCEKLSLDACTHAAQNDRLPLRTVVQEKKMDMQVLFSEQVKMRAAMREKEPIESGNNSEQEAGQTSTETDIIALKTELENVKANMAELQRDYSQLQQEYEKLNKHHKNISAWSIGWKKIRVSSLFNRKIDGDESSEGRQRSNPLSKISLTRRQSIS, from the exons ATGAACAAGTCTCTTCCAGCATTTCCACCACAGAGCTCTGGGAGTGATTCCGATGGCACCAGTCGAGTTTATGACCAAAGCATCATTAATGTGATTGAGGCTGCAGCTGATAGCTTCCAAAACAAGGAACACTCATG GTTTGTGACTTCTCAAATTCCAACAGATCTATTAGTCCAAGTTCAAGATATCACTTTTTCTGTTCACAAG TATCCTTTGCTATCAAAATGTGGTTACATAGGCCGCCTAGAACTTCAGCCTTCCATTTCAAATTTTGGGTATGAATTGAAGCTTGAAAGTTTTCCAGGTGGACCAGAAACATTTGAGATCATTCTTAAGTTTTGCTACGGTCTTCCTTTAGACTTAAACCCTCATAATATAGCAGCACTACGATGTGCAGCAGAATTCCTAGAGATGAGCGAAGAATTTGAAGATGGTAACCTCATCGCAAAGACAGAGGCTTTCCTCACATTTGTAGTACTTTCCTCGTGGAAAGATACCATTACTGTTCTCAAATGCTGTGAAACTTTATCTCCCTGGGCAGAAAATCTCCAAATTGTTAGAAGATGTTGTGACTCAATTGCATGGAAAGCTTATAGAGAGAGTTCAACAACAGGAGATGTAGTAGATGAAGATGGTTGGTGGTTTGAGGATGTTGCTACGGTTAGAATTGATCACTTCATGAGGATCGTAACTGCAGCAAAGGCAAAAGGAACAAAACCAGAAATCATAGGTAAGTCCATCATGTGCTACGCATCAAGATGGTTGCCAGGCATAGATGCTGAACTAGAAGGACTAAGAGGATATGGGTATGGAAAAAATGAGTTGCAGTTTAGTATATTGAGTGGAAAGAATGACGATGAGGGTGCTGCACATatcaaggagcaaaaatccataATTGAGAGCCTAGTAAGCCTACTCCCTACTCAACAAGAAGCTGTTCCATGTAAGTTTTTGTTGAAGATGTTGAAGATAGCCATAGTCTATTCTGCATCATCAGCTTTAATTTCAGAGCTCGAGAAAAGAGTGGGACTGACATTGGAAAACGCCAGTGTGAATGACCTGCTGATTCCCAACTATAAAACTGAAGATACTATGACAAA GCAATCTGAACAACACACAATGCATAACATAGAGGTTGTGCAAAGAATCATGGAGTACTTTCTGATGCATGAACAAGAGCAGCAACTGCAATCAATGCCAGCGAAATCAAATATTAGCAAGCTCATGGACAACTATCTAGCTGAGATAGCAAGGGACCCAAACCTTTCCATTACAAAATTCCAAGTTTTGGCAGAAGCACTACCAGAAAATGCTCGAACATGTGACGATGGTCTTTATAGAGCCATTGATACCTACCTCAAG ACTCATCCTTCACTATCTGAGCATGACCGGAGAAAACTATGCAAAGTTATGAGCTGTGAGAAATTATCACTTGATGCTTGCACGCATGCTGCACAAAATGACAGGTTACCTCTAAGAACTGTTGTTCAG GAAAAGAAAATGGACATGCAGGTATTATTCTCAGAGCAAGTAAAAATGAGGGCAGCAATGAGAGAAAAAGAGCCCATAGAAAGTGGCAACAACTCCGAGCAGGAGGCAGGCCAAACATCAACTGAAACAGATATCATAGCTCTGAAAACAGAACTTGAGAATGTGAAAGCAAATATGGCAGAGCTGCAGAGAGATTACTCACAGCTGCAACAAGAATATGAAAAGCTAAACAAGCACCATAAAAATATCTCAGCCTGGAGTATAGGATGGAAAAAGATCAGGGTATCTTCTCTCTTCAATAGAAAGATTGATGGGGATGAAAGCAGTGAAGGGAGGCAGAGATCCAATCCATTGTCAAAAATCAGCTTGACAAGAAGACAATCAATATCATAG